The Flavobacterium faecale genomic sequence CAACACTTCAAGAAACAGGTCGTTTTGTACGCCTTACTTCAAGCGGAATTACAGAAAGTCACCCACATAATGTAACAATAACCAAAGAAGCTCCAAATTATTCAAGATAATTTATAGTTTTCATAAAATAAAAAAGCGGTCTAAATAGTTTTAGACCGCTTTTTTTGTGCGGTTAAGGTTTCACTCGAACTATTTTGTTATCTTTTAAAATTACCATCTCGCTATTCATTTTCTTTTTAAACTCTATTAATTTCTCATAGACTTTATCCATTCCTTCTATTATCTTTCTTTGGTTTTCAGTTCTTTTAAATGTTTTCATAATAATATTTTTTTAAGGAGTCGAATTTATTTTTGCTAGTAATATCAATCTCAGAATTTAAAGTTTTTTGAGCGATAAGTTCATGAAATCCTTCTGAATTATCAAAGATTAGTACTTCATCAGCAATTGGAAGATAAATTTCAAATAAATTTTTTATACCATTGATATATCTTCTTTTTATTACATCAGTTTCTATGTTGTGTCCACCTTCTTTTACCCTCGTTTTAACACGTTCAATGGCTAGGTCTACATTTTGAAGCCAAAAAAATAGTAAAGTTACATTATAATTGTTTTTCTTAGCAATTGCAATTTTTGCTTTGTAGCTTTTTGTTGCCAAAGTTGTTTCAAAAGCAAAATTTTCATTATTTTCCAATAATTCATTTATCCTGTTTAGCATAATTCTACCAGATTCAAAGGAAACTTTTTCTGGCTGAAAAGGAGATAATCCCTTAGCAATTTCATCTGCGTTGACAAATTCCTTACAATTTAATATTTCTGGTAAAATTGTAAATGAAGCAGTAGTTTTACCTGCTCCATTGCAACCAGCAATAATGTAAAGATTGTTTTTCATATATCAAAGATATGCAAATTCATTTTTTATTCTATGATTTTTTATTCACTTTAAAAGCAGGGGGAGAATACTTTAACACAACTATTTAAATAATTGCTTAAATTTTATTTGCATTCAAGTTAAAGTGGAATTACAGAAAGTCACCCACATAATGTTACTATAACAAAAGAAGCTCCAAATTATTCAAGATAATTTATCCTTCTATAAACATAAAAAAAGCAGTCTAAAATAAAATTTAGACTGCTTTTTTATTGGGTTTTAGTTTCGAGTTATTCAAGAATAGCAGCTTCTAAACTACTTTCTCCGTAAATTTTAATAAATGCTTTAGTGTAATCTTCTTTGGTAGCTAGATTCACGTTAGGTATAAATTTTTGAGGATTCACCGCAAAAAGAGGGAACCAAGAACTCTCAATTTGTACCTGAATTTTGTGTCCTTTTTTGAAGGTATGCATCACATCTTGCAATTTAACATTAACTACGGTTTTTACATTCGGAACCATAGCTTCTGGTTTTTCGATTGAATTTCTAAAACGAGCAGGCATGATTTCACTACGAACCAATTGGTGGTAGTTACTGTAAATTACAGTTGGTTTATCCGGGTTTACAGGTTCGTCTTCAGGATATACATCAATCAGTTTTACAATAAAATCAGCATCTGTACTTGTTGTAGAAACAGTTAATTTAGCCAATAATTCGCCTCCAAAAGTCAAGTCATCAGTTAAAGCTTCTGTTGTAAATGTAGCAACATCTGGTCGAGTGGTTGCAAAACGTTGGTCTTCGCTCATATAATTGCGAGGCGTAAAACCATTAAAATCTTTTAAGTTCTCAGAACTAATTACAGGTTTCTTTGGATCGCTATAATATTCGGTGAAATTTTGTGAAGCCGCTTTTTCAAGTGTACCATTCGCTAAATAAAAAGAAACTTTTTGAGTATTTTCTGGTGGATATTTCGAAAATTCTCTCCATTTTTTTGCTCCCGTATCAAACAATATCGCTTCTGGAATGCCCGCATCTTCTTTGGTATTGCCTTTTAGATAATGACTGAAGAATTTAGTTTCTATATTTTTTTGGTAATATGTAGCAATGCTATCACCAAAATAAATGTCGTTATGATATGTTTTACCAGTTTCTCTTCCCCATGCGCCATGTGAAAAAGGCCCCATTACAAGCGTGTTTTTTGCTTTTGGAGATGTTTTTTCAATTGTTTTGTAAATATTCAAGGGGCCAGAAAGGTCTTCCGCATCAAACCAACCGCCAACTACTAATACTGCTTGCTTCACATCTTTTAGGTGCGGTAGTAAGTTTCTTGTTTGCCAGAAAGTATCATAGTTTGGATGATCCATAATTTCTTGCATGAAGAAGTTGTCTTTGTAATAATGATCAACGCCCTCTTTTAAAGTTCCCATTTCGGTATAGAATTTTAAACCGTCATCAGATTGCTTTTTTATAACCGAATTACTGTACCATGCCGTAGGTGTGTTGGTTGTTTTTTGAACTCCAAACACGGGTAAAGTTCTGAAATAACCCAGCATAAATCGGCCATTGTGCAAGAAGTCATCATTCCAGAAATTAGAAATTGGTGCCTGTGGAGAGCTAGCTACAAGCGCAGGATGGTTGGATAAAATTCCGACCGCGGTATAAAATCCAGGGTAAGATGTTCCGTATTGACCCACTTTTCCGTTGTTGTTGGCTATGTTTTTCACCAAATAATCTACCGTATCGTAGGTGTCGGTACTTTCATCAATTGCTTTTTTGTTGGTATGCTCCACTTGAGGCGTCATGTTGGTAAAGGTACCCTCGCTCATATAGCGTCCACGAACATCTTGTTGCACAAAGATATAGCCGTCTTGAAGCATAAAGTTATTCAGTGCAACACGTGTAGAGAATTTATCTTCGCCATAAGGTGCAATGCTATAGCAGGTACGCATCATAACCATCGGGTATTTTTTCTTCTTCGAAATATCCTTTGGTGTATAGATTGAGGTAAACAGTTTGACACCGTCACGCATGGTGATGTATAGTTCTTTTTTTGTGTAATGGTCTTGTATGTAAGTGCTTATGGGTGGTTTTTGCTCCTGAGCCGAACCAAAACTAAAAGTCAAGAGTAGAAGAATAGCAATTAAATTTTTCATATGTAGATACTATTTATTTTTATAGGTAAAAGGAATTTGCGTTCAATTATTAATTTTCGTAGAAAAATAAAGAGCGTTCTATTTTTATTCAAAGTTTAGAAGGCACTATCGCTCTACAAACAATTTATTTAATAATTTTTTATTCCCCACAATCCACAAGATATCATCTTTTTCAAGAATAATATTTGATTCGGGGTTTAGCATTCGAACACCATTTCGTTCAATTCCAACAATCAATCCTTGTGTTAATTCGCGCAGTTTTGAACGTCCGATGGCTTTGCCTATAAAGTCTTGATTTTCTAACTCAATTTGACGTAAGACTACTTCGTTATTTACTTTTTCTGGAATCTCAATTTCATTCAATCTTAAATATTCAGCAAATACTTTGACCTGTTCATCGGTACCAATAACACCAATTTTGTCACCAGGGAACAAACGTTCCATTTTGTTCGGAACTTCGATTGTGATATCTCCACGATTGATGTAGGCAATATTGATTCCCATTTCTTCTCTCATTCTAATTTCTCGAAGTGTTTTTCCGGCTAGATTTGATTCCTTCGCTATAGTAAAGCTAGACATGTGACCATCCCAAGGTGTAAGGTTAGCATGTTGTCTGTTTATTTTTGCGGCTTCACCCTCTGATCTGTCATTCAGGTTTTTCAGAAAATGACCTTCAATTTTATGGTACTGTGTGTGTAATTTTTTAGGAAACAGAAGATAGATGATTACTGCACTCACAAGCGCAACAAATGCGATCACAGGTGAGAAGAATATATTCAGTAAAAATCCAATATAAAAAACGGCAAGTCCCATTCGCAAAAACAGTAGCATCAAGATAGGTCCTTTGTATTTTCTTTCCCTAAACAAGGATGCTACCTCTTTGACTGCCACTTTTCGAATGGATAGGGCGTATAAAAAAGGAGAAATAATCACAAGGGTAATCAAGGCTGCAATTGCATTTCCAAATTTAGAATTTTCGACCAAAGGCACTACAAATTTCGAACAAAGTAAAATGATAGACGTAATGATAATGGTATGAAGTACGATATGGATCAAGTGCGTTCTTATAACGACTTGCCAAGTGCTTACAGCTCGTATTGCTTGTGCGTTGGTACTGTAACGATTGATTTTTTTGGTTATCCTGCGCGGTAATTTTTTTTCTAGAAATTCAGAAAAAGGTACTGCTGCTTTGACCATGAATGGTGTTGTAAAGGTTGTAATAGCCGAAACAGCAACCACAATAGGATACAGAAAAGAACTCGTTACATGCATTGTAGTTCCTAGGGTAGCGATAATAAAGGAGAATTCTCCAATTTGTGCCAAACTCATTCCGGTTTGTACAGATTGTTTTAAGGGTTGTCCCGAAATTAATGCACCAATAGTCGAACTTATTGACTGTCCAAAAATGGTGATAAAGGTCAAAATCATCACTGGTCCAGCATACTCATATAGTGTAGTTGGATTGATTAACATTCCTACTGATACAAAGAATACCGCTCCAAACAAGTCTTTTACGGGTTTAATTAAATGTTCGATATGTTCAGCTTGCGTAGTTTCTGCGATGATAGATCCCATGATAAAGGCACCAAGAGCAGGTGAGAATCCAACATCGGCCGCAAGGATTACCATCATAAGGCAGAGCGCTAGAGAAATGATCAACAGCATCTCGTCTGTCAATAAATGTTTGGTCTTTTTGAGAACTGTTGGAATAAAAAAGATTCCTGCTACAAACCAAGCCGTTAGAAAGAAGGCTAATTTTAAAACTGAAAAGAGAAGTTCACTACCCGAAAAATTTTGTGTAGCCGCTACCGTGGATAGTAAAACCATCATTAAAATGGCAATAATATCTTGTACGATCAGCGAACCAATTACGATTCCGGCAAATTTTTGGGCTTTTACGCCCAACTCATCAAATGTTTTTAGAATAATGGTAGTCGAGGAAATGGAGAGGATTACTCCCAGAAAAATGCTATCCATCAGTTTCCATCCCATCCATTTACCGGCCAAAAAACCAACTAATACCATGGTGATGATTTGCGTGACGGCGGTAATGGAGGCTGTACCACCTACTTTCATTAATTTTTTAAAACTAAATTCGAGTCCTAAACTGAATAATAAGATGATTACACCAATCTCAGCCCAGATCTCGACACTCTTAATGTCTTTTACTGAAGGGAAAAAATCAAAATGATTTCCGGCCAAAAATCCTGCAATCAGGTATCCAAGTACTAAGGGCTGCTTAAGTTTTTTAAAGATTAAAACAGCAATACCAGCAGTCATTAGGATTAATCCAAGATCGCTTATCAAGGGTTTTAAGTGGCTTGTTGTTTCTACTACGGTTGCTGCGGCGCTCATTGTTTTTGTTTGGTATTAAAATGCTATCGTTTATTTAGGGTTAAATATACCAAAAGCATTGGTTTTGTGCAATCTATCTCTCGCGATGGAGTGATTTATGGTGAATTCATAAAAAAAGCTATCGGTTAAGATAGCTTTTAAAAATTGAATTCATTTTTATACTATATTCCTAAAAAGTTACTTGGTGTAATTTGTAGTAATTCGGCTTTTATAGCGTCCGAAACTTCCAAAGTACCAATAAACTCATGGATAGAAGCTTTTGTTATTGCTTCGTTGGTTCTTGTTAATCCTTTTAAAGCCTCATACGGATTTGGGTATGCCTCACGGCGCAAGATAGTCTGAATCGCTTCAGCAACAACCGCCCAGTTTTTTTCTAAATCTTCATGAAATTTAGATTCGTTCAATAACAATTTGTTCAAACCTTTCAAAGTTGCTTCAAACGAAATAATGGTATGTCCCATAGGAACGCCAATATTTCTCAAAACGGTACTGTCTGTTAAATCACGCTGTAAACGAGAGATAGGTAATTTTGCCGAAAGGTGTTCAAAAATTGCATTTGCTATTCCTAAGTTTCCTTCAGAGTTTTCAAAATCTATCGGGTTTACTTTATGTGGCATTGCTGATGATCCAATTTCACCCGCTTTAATTTTTTGTTTGAAATACTCCATTGAAACATACGTCCAAATGTCACGGTCCAAATCAATAACTATATTGTTGATTCTTTTTAAAGCATCAAAAAACGCTGCAAAATGGTCATAATGCTCAATTTGCGTCGTTGGAAACGAGTGGTGCAAACCAAGAGTTTGTTCTACAAACTTGTTTCCAAATTGTTTCCAGTCAATTTGTGGATACGCTACATGGTGTGCATTGTAGTTACCTGTTGCTCCACCAAATTTGGCAGCAAAAGGAACATTAAACAACAAACGCATTTGCTCTTCTAGACGCTCAACAAAAACGGCAATCTCTTTACCCAAGCGAGTAGGCGAAGCTGGTTGTCCGTGTGTACGTGCTAGTAACGGAATGTTTGCCCATTCCATGCTTAATTCTTTCAATTTGGCTACTAATCCAATTAACGAAGGTAAATAAACTTGTTCGAAAGCCTCTTTGGTCGATAACGGAATGGCCGTATTGTTAATATCTTGAGAAGTCAATCCAAAGTGGATGAACTCTTTGTATTCTGATAATCCTAATTTCTCAAACTTATCTTTAATAAAATATTCTACTGCTTTAACATCATGGTTGGTCACTTTTTCAGTATCCTTAATCCATTGTGCATCTGCAGTGGTAAAATTTTTGTAAATGTCACGCAAACTATCAAACAAATTAGCGTTTACGCCTGTTAATTGCGGTAAAGGCTGCTCGCACAACGCAATAAAATATTCGATTTCGATTAAAACACGGTATCTTATTAAGGCCTCCTCAGAGAAAAATGGAGCCAAATTTTGAGTTTTACTTCTATATCTTCCGTCAATCGGCGAAATAGCATTCAATTCGTTTAAAGTCGTCATTTTTGAGTGTTTTTTTGAAAAGCACAAATATACAGAGAAGTTAGAAGTTAAAAGTTAGAAAATAGAAGTTTTTTGATACAAGAAGTGAATTAAAAAGGCATTTTGAGACAAATAGTCAATTGTACCACAAATCATTAAAATTCTCAGAGACATTAGTAGTAGGTTGCTGTTTTTTACTTTCGATAAAAAAAATAGGACTCAGAATTACAGTTAATTCAGAGTCCTATTCTTTATGTAGTCAGCGGTAAAAAAATGTCTACTTAGTTTTTAGCAAGCTGTATGTCGGCATGAACTGCTACTTCGCTCCATGTTTTACTTATCCCATCTTTACCTGTATGCAAGGCTTCACATGCTTTGTTGATCGAAGCTACAGCGCCCAATGCATCCCAATTTTCTAGATTCATCACACCGTCAAAGGCATAATTAGTATCGCTATTCATAGTGTCTTTCAACGGAATATTAGCTGTTTTACCGTTTAAGGTTACGTCAATTGAACATGTATTGTCTGCAGCAACTTTAAATTCACCTGTGATCATATCGGTATCCTTCATCATTCCAAAAAAGAATTTCAAGATTTTTGGATCTCTTGTACCTGACGCATCGTTGGTAAATAAACTACTCACCGGAATACTGAATTTAGTTCCGTTCAATGCTTCAAATGCCGTTTTTCCTTCCTTAGTATCGGTTAAGGAGATGGTTTTAAATTGTCCTCCAACAGCAACCTTATCAGTTGTTTTGTATGCTGTAAAGCCAACTTTGGTCGAATCATTAATTATTGTAAATGTTCCTGTAGTTGCCGTCACTTCTTCGGTTGCTTTTTCTTCTGTTTTTTTAGAATCCTTACATCCTATGGCCGTGATCAAGATCATTCCAACTGCGATAAGTTTTAAATTTTTCATTGCTGTGTATATTATATTGTTTTTCGTAAAATTAGGTATAAATTGTTAGAATTATCTTGATGTCTATTAATAATATGATGTTAAATCTGATAAAACAGAATGTTAACAGTTGTTAATTGTTTTATTTTCGAAAACAAAAATTAGGATATCGCTGTCAGTCTTTCTTTTAAAAATTGAACACCCTCGGAAGCACTCATCGTAATCAATTCTAATTTGTTTCTCAAATTCGGAATCGAGGCTGGCTTTGGATCGATGTAGAAGAGTAGGCAATCTTTTTTGGCAAAATCAATCAATGCAGCTGCGGGATACACCTGCATCGAAGTACCAATAACGACCACATAATCAGCTTGCTCCACAAGATCCATCGCTTGTTCTAGCGCGGGTACTTCCTCACCAAACCACACAATATGAGGACGCAGTTGGTTTCCTTTTACATCCAAATCTCCCAAAACTAAATCGCCTGTCCAATCTTGTATAGCCGTTGCATTTTTTGTAGATCGCACCTTTAATAATTCGCCGTGCAAGTGCAAAACGTTGGTACTTCCTGCTCTTTCATGCAAATCATCTACATTTTGCGTCACAATGTTGATCTCAAAATCATCTTCCATCTCGGCCAACGTTAAGTGACCCAAATTTGGTTGCACTTCCAGCAATTGTCTGCGTCTTTGGTTATAAAAATCCAAAACCAATTCGGTATTCCTGTGCCAACCTTCAGGCGTAGCCACATCCATCACATTATGACCTTCCCACAGGCCATCGCTATCACGAAAGGTTTTGATTCCGCTCTCGGCACTCATTCCCGCACCCGAAAGGATTACTAATTTCTTTTTCATGTTCAATTTATTTGGGCGTGATATCCGGGCTTTCGACTGTATCTTTTTGGGCAAAAAAAGCCCAAAAAGGATGCCGTCTCTATCCCGCACGCAATCCCGATTATCATTTTTAGAGTAGACTTCTAGTCAAGAGCAGGAAGCACTCAATTTTTTACTAGGCATAAAGCTAGTCTTTTTTACTATTTTTGCAGCAAATAAAATAAATATGATTGATTTAAAGTATCTAGAATTTCTTGAAAACATTTTGACCGACAATCGCAAAGAGCGCTTTTTGAAAGTTTTAGAAAATAGAACCAATCATTTTACGATTGCTGTAGAAGATATTTTTCAGATGCACAATACAAGCGCTGTAATGCGTAGTTGCGAAGTTTTTGGAATTCAAGAACTCAACGTAATCGAGGAGCGTTACGGAAAAAGTATCGATAAAGAAATCGCCATGGGTGCGCAAAAATGGGTAGATATTAACACATTCGATTCGGTAACTAGTTGTCTGGATGCAGTAAAAAGTAAAGGCTATCAAATTATTGCTACCACACCACATGATAACGATTGTTTGCTAGAGGATTTTGATATTACCAAACCAAGTGCCTTATTTTTCGGAACCGAACGCGACGGATTATCTGAGGAAATCATGCAAAGAGCCGATGGTTTTTTAAAAATCCCAATGGTCGGGTTTACCGAGAGTTTGAATATCTCAGTATCGGCAGCCATTATCATCCAAAATCTTACAAATAGACTGCGTCAGTCGGATATTGATTGGCATTTGTCTGAAGAAGAAATGTTGGTCAAAAGATTGGCTTGGGCCAAAAGTTCCATCAAAGACATCAAGAGGATAGAAGCGAGATATTTGGAGGAAAATCCCATTTAAGATTTTATTTTCGATCCGAGATTAGCTTCAAATTTCAATACTATTTAAGATTTAGTTATCAAGAACTAGTGATCACCAACTATCATAAAGACTTTTTGTTAAACAAAAAAAAGCTCCATTTACAATCTGTAAATGAAGCTTTTAAAAAAATAGGTGGTATTTTAATTATTTATGTCTTAGGATATATAATTATTTTAAATCAAAACGATCAGCATTCATCACTTTGGTCCATGCTTTAACAAAATCAGCTACAAAGCGTTCTTTGCTATCATCTTGTGCGTATACTTCTGAGTACGAACGTAAGATAGAATTCGATCCGAATACTAAATCCATACGTGTGGCAGTCCATTTTACGACACCAGTTCTACGGTCACAAATATCATAAAGTCCTTTTGAAGTTGGCTTCCAAGTATTTCCCATATCTGTTAGATTCACAAAGAAATCGTTTGTCAAAGCACCAATAGTATTGGTAAATACACCGTGTTTGGTGTTGCCGTAGTTTGTTCCTAACATTCTCATTCCACCAACCAATACGGTCATCTCAGGTGCGGTCAAGCCCATTAATTGTGTACGGTCTAGCATTAATTCTTCTACACTTACCACATAATCTTTTTTGCTGTAGTTACGGTATCCGTCTGCCAAAGGTTCTAATGGTTCAAATGACTCAGCATCTGTCATTTCTGCACTAGCATCACCACGTCCTGGAGAAAAAGGAACTGTTACATCCGATCCTGCAGCTTTTGCAGCTTGTTCAATACCAACATTACCTGCTAATACAATTGTGTCTGCAATACTAATATTAAATTCGGCTGCAATTGGCTCTAGTACAGATAGTACATGTGCCAAACGTTGCGGCTCATTTCCTTCCCAATCTTTTTGAGGCGCTAAACGAATGCGGGCACCGTTTGCTCCACCACGCATGTCAGATCCACGATACGTACGTGCACTGTCCCAAGCAGTATTTACCATCTCCGGAATTGACAATCCCGAAGCTGCAATTTTTGCTTTTACAGCAGCAACATCGTAATCTGCTTTTCCTGCAGGAATTGGGTCTTGCCAAATTAAATCTTCTTCTGGAACTTCAGTACCAAAATAGTTTGCTTTTGGTCCCATATCTCTGTGTGTTAACTTGAACCAAGCACGGGCAAACGTTTCAGAGAAATACTCTTGATCGTTCATAAATTTCAAAGATATCTCTTTGTAAATAGGATCCACTTTCATGGCCATATCTGCATCAGTCATCATTGGGTTGTGGCGTATACTTGGATCTTCTACGTCTACTGGACGGTCTTCTTCTTTAATGCTTACTGGTTCCCATTGCCAAGCTCCAGCAGGGCTTTTGCGTGGTTCCCATTCGTGATTGAATAACATTTCAAAAAAGCCACCATCCCATTTTGTTGGGTGTGTTGTCCAAGCACCTTCTAGTCCACTGGTTACCGTGTAGCGTCCTTTTCCGGTGTTATTAGGGTTCTTCCATCCAAGTCCTTGTTCTTCAACGTCAGCACTTTCTGGATCTGGTCCAAGTACGCTTGCGTCTCCGTTTCCGTGTGTTTTACCTACGGTATGTCCACCTGCAGTAAGTGCCACCGTTTCTTCGTCATTCATCGCCATACGAGCAAATGTTTCACGAATGTGCGCAGCTGTTTTCATAGGATCTTGTTTTCCGTTAACTCCTTCTGGATTCACGTAAATCAATCCCATTTGTACCGCTGCCAATGGGTTTTCCATGGTAGATGGTTTTTCGACATCGCCGTAACGCTCATCACTTGGTGCCAACCATTCTTTTTCAGCTCCCCAGTATGTATCTGTTTCGGGGCTCCAAATGTCTTTACGTCCAAACGCAAATCCAAAGGTTTTCAATCCCATACTTTCATAAGCAATTGTTCCAGCTAAAACTAGCAAATCGGCCCAGCTCACTTTATTTCCGTATTTCTTTTTAATTGGCCATAACAAACGTCTCGCTTTATCTAAGCTTACATTATCAGGCCAAGAATTTAGAGGTGCAAAACGTTGGTTTCCTGCACCACCACCACCACGACCATCAGTGATACGGTATGATCCTGCAGAGTGCCAAGACAAACGAATCATTAATCCTCCATAGTGACCCCAATCTGCTGGCCACCAATCTTGGCTATTTGTCATCAAATCATTCATGTCTTTTTTCAAAGCAGGAATATCCAATTTTTTCAGCTCTTCATGGTAATCAAAATCATGACCTAACGGGTTTGTCTTTGTATCATGTTGGTGCAATATGTCAAGATTGAGGGCGTTGGGCCACCAAGACATCACATTATTACTTGAAGCCGTGTTTCCGCCATGCATTACAGGACATTTTCCTGCTGACGCATCGTGGTTACCTTCAACAATAGTTGGAGCTTCATTTTCTGGAAGTTGTCCGTGATTTACTGGGCATTTCCCTGGTTCTTGATTTTGATGATTTTCCATATATTTTTATTTTATAGTTTGTGTTTTTTCTTTTTTCAAAAGTACCTCAATAATGAGCTTGTTCGAATGGTATTCAATCTTCATATCTTATTCTACCATAGGTAAAAACTATTAAAGTGTAATTTATTATAATGTTTGTATATTGTATATTTTTCGATTTTAAACCTTTCGATCCAAAAGTCTTGTTGGACAGAAAATTATGAACTCCATATTGATGGTAAAGGACTGAATTCTCAAAAGCGCTTTTATATTTGCTGATAAATAATTAGGGAACTGCAGTATTGCTAATTCTAGCTATCTTTTTATTATTCGAAATAATTAAAAAAGAAAATAATAGGTACTCCTATAAAAATAGCTAAAAATAGCATGTGAATGGCGATACAAAATAGATTTAACATTGTTTTAATCTGCTCTATTTTGTTCGAACGTAAAAAGCGCTGGAGAGCCTTTAGAAAATGAGGAAAATAATTGTAAAAGGATAAATCCTAAATAGAGTGGTATAAAAGTATCATTGTGAACGTCTTATTTAACTCGGGAAAGGAATCGCGACACGGAAAATAAATCAAGTTGCATGTCGTTACAAAATGCAGTTATATAAATACTTCAGTCTATTGATCTGAAAGTTATAAAAAATGACCGCGCTCCAATTGACAATTATTCTCGTGTTTAAAAACGATTTGTCAATTGGAGCGCGGTCTATACTTTTTAATTGAAGTACGCTGTCTAGTTAGTTCTATAACGAATAATTATCCGAATAAAATAACGTGATTAATTTATGTTCTAACTAGTGTAAGCTGAAAAGTAGCTAAGTGTTTGATTATTCTTTATCACTAAAATAAGAAACACCACCACCGCTTAAAAAATCTTCTCTTACTGGGCTGAACGTGTCAATAAGCATTCCTTCTTCCAAACAAATAGCGCTATGTAGTAGGTTAGGTTCGATGTACACACCGTCGCCAGCTTCAACAATTTTCTTTACGCCATCAATTTCAAATTCAAATTTACCTGAAACACAATAGGTAGCTTGTGTGTGAAAATGTTGGTGTGGAGCTCCTAGAGCACCAGTTTCAAACTTCACTTGCACCATCATGATTTGGTTATCGTATCCTAAAAATTTTCTAGATACACCACCACCAAGTACTTCCCATTCGATCTCTTTGGTACTGATGAATTTCTCACTAAATCTTTCCATTTTATCTTTATTTGTAGTTAGTAATTATTTGACCAAGATAATTTATTTCTGATAAAAGAGAAGCGTAAATACACGAAAATTTGTGACTTTACTGTTCATTATTGTTTTAAAATGCATTATTCCAAAAAGGTGCGCAACATGAACATCGCGCTATACCAATAGCAATTTCACAGTGTGGCACATAAGAAATACAGAGTTTTGATACTATTTTTTCTTGTGTTGAGCAATATCGCAGAGATTCTCAAAGCAACCACAGCGCCTCACAAAGTATTTCCACAATATTTTCATTCTGAAAGAATCTCAAGGCATTACTTTTCAATATTTTGTTTGTGGCAATTTGTACTTAGTCTATTACTCCGCACAGGTATCCAGAAATGTAGAGACTGTGCCAACTTTTGTGTATAAGTATAAGCGATCGTTTATTCTGGTACTAAATTATGTAGTGGCTTTTAAAATTTCAAGGGTACTTTTGTCAAGTTTAC encodes the following:
- a CDS encoding zeta toxin family protein codes for the protein MKNNLYIIAGCNGAGKTTASFTILPEILNCKEFVNADEIAKGLSPFQPEKVSFESGRIMLNRINELLENNENFAFETTLATKSYKAKIAIAKKNNYNVTLLFFWLQNVDLAIERVKTRVKEGGHNIETDVIKRRYINGIKNLFEIYLPIADEVLIFDNSEGFHELIAQKTLNSEIDITSKNKFDSLKKYYYENI
- a CDS encoding CocE/NonD family hydrolase, yielding MKNLIAILLLLTFSFGSAQEQKPPISTYIQDHYTKKELYITMRDGVKLFTSIYTPKDISKKKKYPMVMMRTCYSIAPYGEDKFSTRVALNNFMLQDGYIFVQQDVRGRYMSEGTFTNMTPQVEHTNKKAIDESTDTYDTVDYLVKNIANNNGKVGQYGTSYPGFYTAVGILSNHPALVASSPQAPISNFWNDDFLHNGRFMLGYFRTLPVFGVQKTTNTPTAWYSNSVIKKQSDDGLKFYTEMGTLKEGVDHYYKDNFFMQEIMDHPNYDTFWQTRNLLPHLKDVKQAVLVVGGWFDAEDLSGPLNIYKTIEKTSPKAKNTLVMGPFSHGAWGRETGKTYHNDIYFGDSIATYYQKNIETKFFSHYLKGNTKEDAGIPEAILFDTGAKKWREFSKYPPENTQKVSFYLANGTLEKAASQNFTEYYSDPKKPVISSENLKDFNGFTPRNYMSEDQRFATTRPDVATFTTEALTDDLTFGGELLAKLTVSTTSTDADFIVKLIDVYPEDEPVNPDKPTVIYSNYHQLVRSEIMPARFRNSIEKPEAMVPNVKTVVNVKLQDVMHTFKKGHKIQVQIESSWFPLFAVNPQKFIPNVNLATKEDYTKAFIKIYGESSLEAAILE
- a CDS encoding cation:proton antiporter, with the translated sequence MSAAATVVETTSHLKPLISDLGLILMTAGIAVLIFKKLKQPLVLGYLIAGFLAGNHFDFFPSVKDIKSVEIWAEIGVIILLFSLGLEFSFKKLMKVGGTASITAVTQIITMVLVGFLAGKWMGWKLMDSIFLGVILSISSTTIILKTFDELGVKAQKFAGIVIGSLIVQDIIAILMMVLLSTVAATQNFSGSELLFSVLKLAFFLTAWFVAGIFFIPTVLKKTKHLLTDEMLLIISLALCLMMVILAADVGFSPALGAFIMGSIIAETTQAEHIEHLIKPVKDLFGAVFFVSVGMLINPTTLYEYAGPVMILTFITIFGQSISSTIGALISGQPLKQSVQTGMSLAQIGEFSFIIATLGTTMHVTSSFLYPIVVAVSAITTFTTPFMVKAAVPFSEFLEKKLPRRITKKINRYSTNAQAIRAVSTWQVVIRTHLIHIVLHTIIITSIILLCSKFVVPLVENSKFGNAIAALITLVIISPFLYALSIRKVAVKEVASLFRERKYKGPILMLLFLRMGLAVFYIGFLLNIFFSPVIAFVALVSAVIIYLLFPKKLHTQYHKIEGHFLKNLNDRSEGEAAKINRQHANLTPWDGHMSSFTIAKESNLAGKTLREIRMREEMGINIAYINRGDITIEVPNKMERLFPGDKIGVIGTDEQVKVFAEYLRLNEIEIPEKVNNEVVLRQIELENQDFIGKAIGRSKLRELTQGLIVGIERNGVRMLNPESNIILEKDDILWIVGNKKLLNKLFVER
- the purB gene encoding adenylosuccinate lyase; translation: MTTLNELNAISPIDGRYRSKTQNLAPFFSEEALIRYRVLIEIEYFIALCEQPLPQLTGVNANLFDSLRDIYKNFTTADAQWIKDTEKVTNHDVKAVEYFIKDKFEKLGLSEYKEFIHFGLTSQDINNTAIPLSTKEAFEQVYLPSLIGLVAKLKELSMEWANIPLLARTHGQPASPTRLGKEIAVFVERLEEQMRLLFNVPFAAKFGGATGNYNAHHVAYPQIDWKQFGNKFVEQTLGLHHSFPTTQIEHYDHFAAFFDALKRINNIVIDLDRDIWTYVSMEYFKQKIKAGEIGSSAMPHKVNPIDFENSEGNLGIANAIFEHLSAKLPISRLQRDLTDSTVLRNIGVPMGHTIISFEATLKGLNKLLLNESKFHEDLEKNWAVVAEAIQTILRREAYPNPYEALKGLTRTNEAITKASIHEFIGTLEVSDAIKAELLQITPSNFLGI
- a CDS encoding SIR2 family NAD-dependent protein deacylase, translated to MKKKLVILSGAGMSAESGIKTFRDSDGLWEGHNVMDVATPEGWHRNTELVLDFYNQRRRQLLEVQPNLGHLTLAEMEDDFEINIVTQNVDDLHERAGSTNVLHLHGELLKVRSTKNATAIQDWTGDLVLGDLDVKGNQLRPHIVWFGEEVPALEQAMDLVEQADYVVVIGTSMQVYPAAALIDFAKKDCLLFYIDPKPASIPNLRNKLELITMSASEGVQFLKERLTAIS